A genomic region of Metopolophium dirhodum isolate CAU chromosome 1, ASM1992520v1, whole genome shotgun sequence contains the following coding sequences:
- the LOC132932797 gene encoding uncharacterized protein K02A2.6-like: MEQDKDCILRFEPSNWEKWKRSIMIYILSQNITKDTQKQAIILHKGGQELQDVFFGIPEHGNPPQGTTVFEHTINLLDQHFIPKVNPVYERHVFRKIRQEVNESVGQFISKLRQQVGKCDFADADTEMCDQIIEHCTSDELRRKLLEKNNLNLSEIIEEAKRFELVTQQADTLCKNEKETVNKVTKYEKQKYHKMEKSKTKNKACYRCGNENHFKNDPSCPAKDKKCGRCGLIGHFKAYCKTKLPTNTKEPWKKYPQQTSRNNKINAVKEARSDDDAIVFQITKKKGLVTNEVTCEVGGTHIKFLIDSGSSCNIISEQTWKRNKINYIKKESEVSQKLFAYSSKAPLQVIKKVITTIKILDHEEVVDIFVVKGNNQSLLGYETSVKLGLLKIGLNINEITSKISSYKSEYPNLFNGIGKLKEKQIQLRINENISPVAQQHRRIPIHLRKQLENELTRLEKLDIIEKVDGPTPWVSPIVLVPKKNGEVRLCVDMRRPNAAIERVRHVTPTIDDIISAVNGSKVFSKLDLNEGYHQLELDCASRFITTFSTHVGLRRYKRLSFGINSAAEVFQDEIRQVLVNIPNVMNVSDDILIYGKSQEEHDITLKKVLNRLEEKGLTLNYEKCLFSVKKLTFFGYQFSE, translated from the coding sequence ATGGAACAGGATAAAGATTGTATCTTACGTTTTGAACCCTCCAATTGGGAGAAATGGAAGAGATCTATAATGATCTATATTTTATCGCAAAACATAACAAAGGATACTCAAAAACAAGCTATAATACTGCATAAAGGTGGACAAGAACTACAAGATGTATTCTTTGGAATACCAGAACATGGTAATCCACCACAAGGAACAACAGTGTTCGAACATACCATAAATCTGTTAGATCAGCATTTCATACCAAAAGTGAACCCAGTGTATGAAAGACacgttttcagaaaaataagaCAAGAAGTTAATGAGTCAGTTGGGCAGTTCATATCAAAACTAAGACAGCAAGTAGGTAAATGTGATTTTGCTGATGCTGACACGGAAATGTGCGATCAAATTATAGAACATTGTACATCTGATGAACTTAGACGGAAGTTacttgaaaaaaacaatttaaatttgtcagAAATCATTGAAGAGGCTAAACGATTCGAGTTAGTAACACAACAGGCTGATACATTATGCAAGAATGAAAAAGAAACGGTAAATAAAGTCACAAAGTATGAAAAGCAAAAGTATCACAAAATGGAAAAGTCTAAAACCAAAAACAAGGCATGTTATAGATGCGGAAAcgaaaatcattttaaaaatgatccTAGTTGCCCGGCAAAAGATAAAAAATGTGGTCGATGTGGTTTAATCGGGCATTTTAAAGCGTACTGCAAAACAAAGTTGCCCACGAATACAAAAGAACCATGGAAAAAGTATCCACAACAAACATCGcggaacaataaaataaatgcggTAAAAGAAGCAAGAAGTGATGACGATGCCATAGTATTCCAGATAACAAAGAAGAAAGGTTTGGTGACAAATGAGGTAACATGTGAAGTTGGTGGCACACATATCAAGTTCCTAATTGATTCGGGATctagttgtaatattatttcagaaCAAACCTGgaaaagaaacaaaattaactaCATTAAAAAGGAAAGTGAAGTATCTCAAAAGCTATTTGCATACTCAAGTAAAGCACCActtcaagttataaaaaaagttataacaacAATTAAGATATTAGACCATGAAGAAGTAGTAGACATTTTTGTAGTTAAAGGTAATAATCAGTCACTACTAGGGTATGAAACGTCAGTGAAGTTAGGACTgttaaaaattggtttaaatataaatgaaataacatcaaAAATTAGTTCATACAAAAGTGAATATCCAAATCTGTTCAATGGGATTggaaaattaaaagaaaaacaaatacaacTTCGCATCAATGAAAATATCAGCCCGGTTGCTCAACAACATAGACGTATTCCGAtacatttaagaaaacaattagAAAATGAACTTACAAGACTTGAAAAATTGGATATAATTGAAAAAGTTGATGGACCAACACCTTGGGTCTCTCCTATTGTTTTAGTTCCAAAAAAAAACGGAGAAGTCAGACTATGTGTAGACATGAGAAGACCAAATGCAGCCATCGAAAGAGTGCGTCATGTGACTCCAACCATTGATGACATAATAAGTGCGGTAAATGGGtcaaaagtattttcaaaattggaTCTTAATGAGGGCTACCACCAGTTGGAGTTGGATTGTGCATCAAGATTTATCACAACATTTAGCACTCACGTTGGACTTAGACGGTACAAAAGGTTGAGTTTTGGAATAAATTCTGCGGCAGAAGTATTCCAAGATGAAATAAGACAAGTGCTTGTAAACATTCCCAACGTGATGAACGTTAGTGATGACATACTAATATATGGCAAATCACAAGAAGAACAtgatattactttaaaaaaagtacTAAATCGTTTAGAAGAAAAAGGACTcacattaaattatgaaaaatgtcttTTTAGTGTCAAAAAGCTCACATTTTTTGGGTACCAATTCAGCGAATAA
- the LOC132932796 gene encoding uncharacterized protein K02A2.6-like gives MSAHAVAQSLTVNWIARFGVPDNITTDQGRQFESDLYRSLFSTFGIQHSRTSPYHPQSNGLVERFHRTLKSALTAHESTQWSTKLPIVLLALRNTVKAGFEHTPAELIYGATLRLPGEMFHAAAAEPPPPELVATLRNYMAELRFTPGTVMI, from the coding sequence ATGTCAGCTCACGCTGTCGCACAGTCGCTTACCGTGAATTGGATCGCACGATTCGGCGTCCCCGACAACATCACCACCGACCAGGGAAGACAGTTCGAATCCGACTTATACCGCTCTCTTTTTTCAACATTCGGTATTCAACACTCGAGAACTTCACCTTATCACCCTCAGTCGAATGGCTTGGTCGAACGTTTTCACCGAACCCTGAAGTCCGCGCTCACTGCACACGAATCAACGCAGTGGTCAACGAAGTTGCCGATCGTCCTCCTTGCACTACGCAACACAGTGAAAGCCGGTTTCGAACACACTCCGGCCGAGTTGATCTACGGCGCGACACTTCGACTTCCCGGCGAAATGTTTCACGCTGCGGCCGCGGAACCTCCACCGCCCGAACTGGTAGCAACGCTCCGCAACTACATGGCTGAGTTACGTTTCACTCCAGGTACTGTAATGATATGA